The Tenacibaculum jejuense genome includes a window with the following:
- a CDS encoding alpha/beta hydrolase produces MNLTIFSQGITNKKVNSVEFNRDRNIKLYVPEEHDRDTIRKYPIAIVLDDDYLFDIYVGNSKIYANADLTPKQIVVGVDVDSRKNQDVSVVTKSGNLTSNAKKFYNYIKKELLPYLEANYRTSPYLTIVGDQDAGNFLLHFLKEKNPIFNAYVSISPRLTDQTLRLMSTFDLKRLDEIDNQFYLYVSSNPYEKKERKDLHQQLQTGLEALKTEKLHIAFNDFKNEANKPTALVKALPDAFSNIFGLYPRISKQEYEEKVKDLEPLDAIKYLEKKYLDIEYLYGTNLNVRFEDIYTIEGIVIDKQDGDYLRVLGDFVMIKHPESHLGEYYVGKFHETGKNYEQALFYYKEAYGKMELSDPNAEAFYENIIRIESAMKNAPKEEPLPLEDAPEEDQEEEDNNEDDDNEDNK; encoded by the coding sequence TTGAATCTCACTATTTTCTCTCAAGGAATTACAAATAAAAAAGTAAATTCTGTAGAGTTTAACAGAGATCGTAATATTAAATTGTATGTTCCAGAAGAACATGATCGTGATACGATTAGAAAATATCCTATTGCAATTGTTTTAGACGATGATTACCTTTTTGACATTTATGTTGGTAACTCTAAAATTTATGCTAATGCAGATTTAACTCCGAAGCAAATTGTTGTTGGTGTAGATGTAGATTCCAGAAAAAATCAAGATGTTTCTGTAGTTACTAAAAGTGGAAACTTAACCTCTAATGCAAAAAAGTTTTACAACTACATAAAAAAAGAATTACTTCCTTATTTGGAAGCAAACTATAGAACTTCTCCTTATTTAACTATAGTAGGAGATCAAGATGCTGGTAATTTTCTACTTCATTTTTTGAAAGAGAAAAATCCAATTTTTAATGCCTACGTTTCCATTTCTCCTCGACTAACTGATCAAACACTTCGTTTGATGAGTACTTTTGATTTGAAACGCTTAGATGAAATTGATAATCAATTTTACCTGTATGTAAGTTCGAATCCATATGAAAAAAAGGAGCGTAAAGATTTACATCAACAATTACAAACAGGATTAGAAGCTTTAAAAACAGAAAAACTTCATATTGCTTTTAATGATTTTAAAAATGAAGCCAATAAACCTACCGCGCTTGTAAAAGCTTTACCTGATGCTTTTAGTAATATTTTCGGATTATACCCAAGAATATCAAAACAAGAATACGAGGAGAAAGTAAAAGATCTTGAACCTTTAGATGCTATTAAATATTTAGAGAAAAAATACTTAGATATTGAATATTTGTATGGTACAAATTTAAATGTTCGTTTTGAAGATATATATACAATCGAAGGTATTGTTATTGACAAACAAGATGGTGATTACCTTAGAGTTCTTGGAGACTTTGTAATGATTAAGCACCCTGAATCTCACTTAGGAGAATATTATGTAGGAAAATTCCATGAGACCGGTAAAAATTACGAACAGGCATTATTCTATTATAAAGAAGCTTATGGAAAAATGGAACTTTCAGATCCTAATGCTGAAGCTTTTTATGAAAATATCATTCGTATAGAAAGTGCAATGAAAAATGCTCCTAAAGAAGAACCTTTACCTCTAGAAGATGCTCCTGAAGAAGATCAAGAAGAGGAAGATAATAATGAAGATGACGATAACGAAGACAATAAATAA
- a CDS encoding S1 RNA-binding domain-containing protein, which produces MELQEGDKVDLIIGVQTALGYTVLINETYEGLLYNNEVFSDVEEGMKTYGYIKKIREDEKIDVSLRPQGFKNVIDEDVEKILRKLEEKGPLMLTDKSSPEAIKFRLQMSKKAFKRAVGSLYKQRKIQIFEDRIELIKKN; this is translated from the coding sequence ATGGAGTTACAAGAAGGAGATAAAGTAGATTTAATTATTGGTGTACAAACAGCTCTTGGATATACAGTTTTAATTAATGAAACTTATGAAGGTTTGTTGTATAATAATGAGGTTTTTTCTGATGTAGAAGAAGGAATGAAAACTTACGGTTATATAAAAAAGATTAGAGAAGATGAGAAAATAGATGTTTCTCTCAGACCGCAAGGTTTTAAAAATGTAATTGATGAAGATGTAGAAAAAATATTGAGAAAATTAGAGGAAAAAGGACCATTAATGCTAACAGATAAAAGCTCTCCTGAAGCGATTAAATTTCGTTTACAAATGAGTAAAAAAGCATTTAAAAGAGCTGTTGGAAGTTTGTACAAACAGCGAAAGATTCAGATTTTTGAAGATAGAATAGAATTAATAAAAAAGAATTAA
- the menD gene encoding 2-succinyl-5-enolpyruvyl-6-hydroxy-3-cyclohexene-1-carboxylic-acid synthase: MYPEKQLAQLVIKACQFYNVDKVVISPGSRNAPLTIGFSNIYEIETYSIVDERCAAFFALGMAQQTRKPVAIVCTSGSALLNYYPAVAEAFYSKIPLLVISADRPKHLIDIGDGQTIRQENVFKNHILYSANLIEDESKLKYNIEEVEKAIFTCVSESGPVHINVPFNEPIYNTIETLSNFEFNTKLKKLDQIQVELDTEVVDIWNASEKKLILIGVNYPDEKLQELLNHFVEDSSVLVFIETTSNVSHPRFINSIDQLITKLDAEEFTDLQPDLLITLGGMVISKRIKQFLRKYQPKHHWHIDKLVKMDTYFCLSKHIQEKPADFFEVLKSKVVVNKLSNYQEKWVQEKKQRQLVHQSFIEETAYSDFRVFKNILETLPDFSQVQVSNSAVIRYMQLYDVNPTLKVFCNRGTSGIDGSTSTAIGAAVVENQNTVLITGDLSFFYDSNALWNNYIPSSFRIILINNSGGGIFKIIPGPKSTNALQYFETPHDLTAEYLVKMYNLEYASALSLNDAENKLKNFYEESEKPKILEIFTPSDKNDIVLKSYFKNL; this comes from the coding sequence ATGTATCCAGAAAAACAACTTGCTCAATTAGTAATTAAAGCGTGTCAATTTTATAATGTTGATAAAGTGGTCATTTCTCCTGGTTCGAGAAATGCACCACTAACAATAGGTTTTTCGAATATTTATGAAATTGAAACGTATAGTATTGTAGACGAACGTTGTGCAGCTTTTTTTGCTTTAGGAATGGCACAGCAAACACGTAAACCAGTAGCAATTGTTTGTACTTCAGGATCAGCTTTATTGAATTATTACCCTGCAGTTGCTGAAGCTTTTTATAGTAAAATTCCTTTATTGGTAATTTCTGCTGATAGGCCAAAGCATCTTATTGATATAGGAGACGGACAAACTATTCGTCAAGAAAACGTATTCAAAAATCATATTTTATACTCTGCAAATCTTATTGAAGATGAAAGCAAATTGAAATATAACATAGAAGAAGTAGAAAAAGCTATTTTTACTTGTGTTTCAGAAAGTGGCCCAGTACATATTAATGTGCCTTTTAATGAACCGATTTACAATACTATTGAAACTCTATCAAATTTTGAGTTTAATACCAAACTTAAAAAGCTGGATCAAATTCAGGTTGAATTGGATACAGAAGTTGTTGATATTTGGAATGCTTCTGAAAAGAAGTTGATTTTAATTGGAGTGAATTATCCTGACGAAAAACTTCAAGAATTATTAAATCATTTTGTAGAAGATAGTTCAGTTTTGGTTTTTATTGAAACTACGTCAAATGTTAGTCATCCAAGATTTATCAATTCAATAGATCAATTAATTACTAAGTTAGACGCAGAAGAATTTACAGATTTACAGCCTGATTTATTAATTACTTTAGGAGGAATGGTGATCTCTAAAAGAATAAAACAGTTTTTGAGAAAATACCAACCTAAACATCATTGGCACATTGATAAGTTAGTTAAAATGGATACTTATTTTTGCTTGTCGAAACATATTCAAGAAAAACCAGCCGATTTTTTTGAAGTTCTTAAGTCTAAAGTAGTTGTAAATAAACTTAGTAATTATCAAGAAAAATGGGTTCAAGAGAAAAAGCAACGACAACTAGTACACCAAAGTTTTATTGAGGAAACAGCATATTCAGATTTTAGAGTTTTTAAAAATATTTTAGAAACATTACCCGATTTTTCTCAAGTACAGGTTAGTAATAGTGCTGTTATACGCTATATGCAATTGTATGATGTAAACCCTACTTTAAAGGTGTTTTGTAATCGAGGAACAAGTGGAATAGATGGAAGTACATCAACAGCAATTGGTGCTGCTGTGGTAGAGAATCAGAATACAGTTTTAATTACGGGAGATTTAAGTTTTTTCTACGATAGTAATGCATTATGGAATAATTATATTCCTTCAAGTTTTAGAATTATTCTGATAAATAATTCAGGAGGAGGAATTTTTAAAATTATACCAGGACCAAAATCTACAAATGCATTACAGTATTTTGAAACCCCACACGACTTAACAGCTGAGTATTTGGTAAAAATGTATAACTTAGAGTATGCTAGCGCTTTGTCGTTAAATGATGCAGAAAACAAGTTAAAGAATTTTTATGAGGAAAGTGAAAAACCTAAGATTTTAGAGATTTTTACACCATCTGATAAAAATGATATAGTATTAAAATCATATTTTAAAAATTTATAA
- the fsa gene encoding fructose-6-phosphate aldolase — protein sequence MKFFIDTANLDQIREAQALGILDGVTTNPSLMAKEGITGEENIKNHYKAICEIVDGDVSAEVIATDYEGMVREGEALAALHSQIVVKLPMIADGVKACKYFSDKGIKTNVTLVFSAGQALLAAKAGATYVSPFIGRLDDISTDGLNLIAEIRQIYDNYMFETEILAASVRHTMHVIDCAKIGADVMTGPLKAIEGLLNHPLTNIGLEKFLADYKKGN from the coding sequence ATGAAATTTTTTATAGATACGGCAAACTTAGATCAAATTCGTGAAGCGCAAGCTTTAGGTATTTTAGATGGAGTTACAACAAATCCTTCATTAATGGCTAAAGAAGGAATTACTGGAGAAGAAAATATTAAAAATCACTATAAAGCAATCTGTGAGATTGTAGATGGAGATGTTTCTGCTGAAGTAATTGCTACAGATTACGAAGGAATGGTGAGAGAAGGAGAGGCATTAGCTGCTTTACATTCTCAAATTGTTGTAAAATTACCAATGATTGCAGATGGAGTAAAAGCGTGTAAATATTTTTCTGATAAAGGTATCAAAACAAATGTAACGTTAGTGTTTTCTGCAGGACAAGCTTTGTTAGCAGCTAAAGCAGGCGCAACTTATGTTTCTCCTTTCATTGGACGTTTAGATGATATTTCTACAGATGGGTTAAACTTAATTGCTGAAATTCGTCAGATTTACGACAACTATATGTTTGAAACTGAAATTTTAGCTGCTTCTGTACGTCATACAATGCACGTAATCGATTGTGCTAAAATTGGTGCAGATGTAATGACAGGACCTTTAAAAGCTATTGAAGGGTTATTAAATCATCCTTTAACAAACATTGGTTTAGAGAAGTTCTTAGCAGACTACAAAAAAGGAAACTAA
- a CDS encoding HAD family hydrolase, whose amino-acid sequence MNLSNVKLIVTDLDGTLLNSNHEVSDLFFELFSKIKKHNILFTAASGRPLYGIREKLGKIENDIIIVAENGGLAIKNGKTLLSTAMEENNLFMINELLNTLPEAHPVFCTRDKAFTTSNNPELLKLLAEFYKNYDTINSVNDIKEPVYKIAIYHEVSTEQFLYPHLKHLEENFKVKVSANHWVDISEMKANKGDAVELIQKEYNISYEETLVFGDYNNDLEMLKRAHFSYAMENAHPQVKETANFSTKSNNHFGVETILKQLLDLKENKLTTYSDS is encoded by the coding sequence ATGAACCTATCGAATGTTAAACTTATCGTTACAGATTTAGATGGAACTCTTTTAAACTCTAATCATGAGGTAAGTGATTTATTTTTTGAATTGTTTAGTAAAATAAAAAAACACAATATCTTATTTACTGCCGCAAGCGGAAGACCATTGTATGGTATAAGAGAAAAGTTAGGTAAGATTGAAAATGATATTATTATCGTTGCAGAAAATGGAGGTTTAGCCATAAAAAATGGTAAAACTTTATTATCTACAGCTATGGAGGAGAACAACTTATTCATGATAAATGAATTATTGAATACTTTACCAGAAGCACACCCTGTTTTTTGTACTAGAGACAAAGCTTTTACAACAAGTAATAACCCTGAATTATTAAAACTTCTTGCTGAATTTTACAAAAATTACGACACCATAAATTCGGTTAACGACATTAAGGAACCCGTTTATAAAATAGCTATTTACCATGAGGTTAGTACTGAACAATTTTTGTACCCTCACTTAAAACATTTAGAAGAAAACTTTAAAGTTAAAGTTTCTGCAAATCATTGGGTTGATATTTCCGAAATGAAAGCCAACAAAGGTGATGCTGTAGAATTAATACAGAAAGAATATAATATTTCTTATGAAGAGACCTTAGTTTTTGGTGATTACAATAATGATTTAGAAATGCTAAAAAGAGCTCATTTTAGTTATGCTATGGAAAACGCGCATCCTCAAGTAAAAGAAACTGCGAATTTTTCTACAAAAAGTAATAATCACTTCGGTGTAGAAACTATCTTAAAACAATTACTCGATTTAAAAGAAAACAAACTTACAACTTATAGTGATTCATAA
- a CDS encoding SDR family oxidoreductase gives MRKVVFITGASSGIGRAIGEYLIEKNYVVYGTSRNPKRIEDSKFPLVALDVLQSDTVFCAIKEVVDKEGRIDVLINNAGKGIMGAMEDIAIEEVENGFNTNFLGPIRVMKAVLPFMRKQKTGLIINITSLAGYSGLPFRSVYSSSKGALELLTESVSMEVKNFGVNVVSVAPGSFATNIASGRYYTPVSENSAYKEAYGKNLKVSDDYVDQGLNPLVMAKAIHKIIETKKPKLHYKIGAFMERFSVVLKRALPDRVYEKLIMNHYKL, from the coding sequence ATGAGAAAAGTAGTTTTTATCACAGGAGCTTCATCTGGAATAGGAAGGGCTATTGGAGAATATCTTATTGAAAAAAACTATGTAGTGTATGGAACATCTAGAAATCCAAAACGTATCGAAGATTCTAAATTTCCTTTAGTAGCACTAGATGTATTACAATCAGACACTGTTTTTTGTGCAATAAAGGAAGTTGTTGATAAAGAAGGACGTATAGACGTTTTAATTAATAACGCAGGTAAAGGAATAATGGGAGCTATGGAAGATATTGCCATAGAGGAAGTTGAGAATGGTTTTAATACAAATTTCTTAGGACCAATTCGTGTTATGAAAGCCGTATTGCCTTTTATGAGAAAGCAAAAAACTGGATTAATTATAAACATTACATCGCTAGCAGGTTATTCTGGATTACCTTTTAGAAGTGTTTATTCTTCTAGTAAAGGAGCTTTGGAGTTATTAACAGAATCTGTAAGTATGGAAGTCAAAAATTTTGGTGTTAATGTTGTTAGTGTTGCTCCAGGAAGTTTCGCTACAAACATTGCTTCGGGTAGATATTACACACCGGTTTCAGAAAATTCTGCTTATAAAGAAGCTTATGGGAAAAACTTAAAAGTTAGTGATGATTATGTAGACCAAGGTTTAAATCCTTTAGTTATGGCTAAAGCTATTCATAAAATTATAGAAACCAAAAAGCCAAAACTTCATTATAAAATTGGAGCTTTTATGGAACGTTTTTCAGTAGTTTTAAAAAGGGCTTTACCAGATAGAGTCTACGAAAAACTTATTATGAATCACTATAAGTTGTAA
- a CDS encoding TlpA family protein disulfide reductase — MKKLLLILFTVSLVVSCEKKEKPKDYLVLSGEVDNLRKRTIELTGHNFEKKIRFDRKTKTFLDTLTNITPGHYVLKIGKRPVQVYLSSIDDLKLIVDAKKRTKDPVFQGPTANINNYITEKAKKIGIVLGNASKLFSMNEEEFLSKLDEYKSILEDLAKSSQLPQDYLDKEMRNIHYEFALALENYQNYHRILYGDDEFVVSNQFPSDIPKDVDLNNSGDYINSKPYRDLIKKRLDEVTNKKNRTDGDFDLSYLESVHTEINDTLIKNDLLHKAAEKQITTTINLKEYFRKYNSYSTNAKNKAEISDLYNKLKLTAKGQPSPKFEKLENYNGGKTSLDDLIGKGKYVYIDVWATWCGFCKKEIPLLKRFEQQFHDKNIEFVSLSVDRPASKEKWKQTIKDREMSGIQLFAGKTQEELQFTKDYLIKGLPRFILIDPDGKIVNANAPRPSRSEELIKLFEELDI; from the coding sequence ATGAAAAAATTGTTGCTAATACTATTCACAGTCTCGTTAGTAGTTTCTTGCGAGAAGAAAGAAAAGCCTAAAGATTATTTAGTGCTTTCTGGTGAAGTTGATAATCTTAGGAAACGAACAATAGAACTTACTGGTCACAATTTTGAAAAGAAGATTCGTTTTGATAGAAAAACAAAGACTTTTCTTGATACTCTTACTAATATTACTCCAGGTCACTATGTATTAAAAATAGGTAAAAGACCTGTACAAGTATATCTTAGCTCTATTGATGATTTAAAATTAATTGTTGATGCAAAAAAGAGAACCAAAGATCCAGTTTTCCAAGGTCCTACTGCAAACATCAACAATTACATTACTGAAAAAGCTAAAAAAATCGGTATTGTATTAGGTAATGCTTCTAAACTATTCTCTATGAATGAAGAAGAGTTTTTAAGTAAATTAGACGAATACAAATCTATATTAGAAGATTTAGCTAAAAGTTCTCAATTACCTCAAGACTATCTTGACAAAGAAATGAGAAATATCCATTATGAATTTGCTTTAGCTCTTGAAAACTATCAAAACTATCATAGAATTCTTTATGGAGATGATGAATTTGTAGTTTCTAATCAATTCCCTTCTGATATTCCTAAAGATGTTGATTTAAATAATAGTGGTGATTACATTAATTCTAAGCCTTACAGAGATTTAATCAAAAAGAGATTAGATGAAGTAACGAATAAGAAAAATAGAACAGATGGAGATTTTGACTTATCTTATTTAGAGTCTGTTCACACTGAAATTAACGATACGTTAATCAAAAATGACTTATTACATAAAGCTGCTGAAAAGCAAATTACCACTACAATTAACTTAAAAGAATATTTTAGAAAATATAATAGTTATTCTACCAATGCTAAGAATAAAGCTGAAATTTCTGATTTATACAATAAGTTAAAATTAACAGCTAAAGGTCAACCTTCTCCAAAGTTTGAAAAACTTGAAAACTATAACGGAGGTAAAACATCTTTAGATGATTTAATCGGTAAAGGAAAATATGTATATATAGATGTTTGGGCTACTTGGTGTGGTTTCTGTAAAAAAGAAATTCCATTATTAAAAAGATTCGAACAGCAATTCCACGATAAAAACATTGAATTTGTTAGTTTAAGTGTTGATAGACCTGCTAGCAAAGAAAAGTGGAAACAAACTATTAAAGACAGAGAAATGAGTGGAATCCAACTTTTCGCTGGAAAAACTCAAGAAGAATTACAATTCACTAAAGACTATTTAATTAAAGGATTACCAAGATTTATCTTAATCGATCCTGATGGAAAAATAGTTAATGCTAATGCTCCAAGACCTAGTCGAAGTGAAGAATTAATTAAGCTATTTGAAGAATTAGATATCTAA
- a CDS encoding TlpA family protein disulfide reductase, with the protein MKNKYYALLLILSLTFINCKEEKQKDFLVISGKVENFKQRKIKISGYNFSKNIRFHKKSKTFVDTLRNFKEGHYALQINKRIVNMYLSSFDDLNLIVDAKKRIKDPIFKGQNETINNYLTKKIKKHSFILGGAEKLFSLDENEFLSKMDKYKSSLEDLAKKSNLPSNYLQKEKRNIYYEFVRNIKNYQPYHRMLYGNNRFVVSKYYPSDLIEEIDINKSEDYINSLSYRLLVKELLEKKANDRKSKKRDFNLAYLETIHVEVSDTLVKNDLLHNAAKEIIHRVDNLKEYYRKYMLYSTSENNKKEITNIYNKLKLTAKGENSPKFNNLDNYNGGKTSLNDLIGNGKYKYIDIWATWCGICKKETPLLKRLEQKYHDQNIEFISISVDKREDKKKWETIIEDRELGGIQLFAGETKEDFQFTKDYLIKGLPRFILIDPDGKIISANAPRPSNHKKLEELFTELNIK; encoded by the coding sequence ATGAAAAATAAGTATTACGCACTTCTCCTTATTTTAAGCTTAACTTTTATCAATTGTAAAGAAGAAAAACAAAAGGACTTTCTGGTTATTTCCGGGAAAGTAGAAAATTTTAAACAACGAAAGATTAAAATTTCTGGATATAATTTCAGTAAAAATATACGTTTCCATAAAAAATCAAAAACCTTTGTTGATACGTTAAGAAACTTTAAAGAAGGCCACTATGCTTTACAAATTAACAAAAGAATAGTTAATATGTATCTCTCTAGTTTTGACGACCTAAACCTAATTGTAGATGCAAAAAAACGTATTAAAGATCCTATTTTTAAAGGTCAGAACGAAACTATCAACAACTATTTAACTAAAAAAATAAAGAAACATAGCTTTATTCTTGGAGGTGCTGAAAAATTATTCTCATTAGATGAAAATGAATTTTTAAGTAAAATGGACAAATACAAATCTTCACTGGAAGATTTAGCAAAAAAATCTAACCTACCATCAAATTACCTTCAAAAAGAAAAAAGAAATATTTATTATGAATTTGTTCGTAACATAAAGAACTATCAACCCTACCATAGAATGTTGTATGGTAATAATAGATTTGTTGTTTCTAAATATTATCCTTCTGATTTGATTGAAGAAATTGATATTAATAAAAGTGAGGATTATATCAACTCTCTATCATATCGTTTGTTAGTAAAAGAACTTTTAGAAAAGAAAGCTAATGATCGAAAATCTAAGAAAAGAGATTTCAATTTAGCCTATCTTGAAACTATTCATGTTGAAGTATCTGATACCTTAGTTAAAAACGACTTACTTCATAATGCTGCAAAAGAAATCATTCATAGAGTTGATAATTTAAAGGAATACTACAGAAAGTATATGCTTTATTCAACTAGTGAGAATAATAAAAAAGAAATTACTAACATCTACAACAAATTAAAACTAACTGCTAAAGGAGAAAACTCTCCAAAGTTTAACAATCTAGATAATTATAATGGTGGTAAAACTTCTTTAAATGATTTAATTGGTAATGGAAAATATAAGTACATTGATATTTGGGCTACTTGGTGTGGTATTTGTAAAAAAGAAACACCATTATTAAAAAGATTAGAACAAAAATATCACGATCAAAATATTGAATTTATTAGTATAAGTGTTGACAAAAGAGAAGATAAGAAGAAGTGGGAAACTATTATAGAAGATAGAGAACTTGGAGGAATACAACTTTTTGCTGGTGAAACTAAAGAAGATTTTCAGTTTACAAAAGATTACTTAATCAAAGGATTACCACGATTTATCTTAATCGACCCTGATGGAAAAATTATAAGTGCTAATGCCCCAAGACCAAGTAATCATAAAAAATTAGAAGAGTTATTTACTGAGTTAAACATTAAATAG
- a CDS encoding TIGR00266 family protein, with product MFLKNAHEIDYRIFGEEMQFVEIELDPEEGVVAESGSFMMMDSGIKMNTIFGDGSNQEKGLLGKIFSAGKRILTGESLFMTVFTNEGHGKKQVSFASPYPGKIIPIDLTEFGGKFICQKDSFLCAAKGVSIGIEFSKKLGRGLFGGEGFIMQKMEGDGLGFIHAGGTMAKKELQPGEVLKVDTGCIVGFTQNVDYDIEFVGGIKNTIFGGEGLFFATLRGPGTVYVQSLPFSRLAGRVLSSIPSGGKTKGEGSILGGIGDLLDGDNRF from the coding sequence ATGTTTTTAAAAAATGCTCACGAAATAGATTATCGCATTTTTGGTGAGGAAATGCAATTTGTAGAAATAGAACTTGATCCAGAAGAAGGAGTAGTAGCAGAAAGTGGAAGTTTTATGATGATGGATTCTGGAATTAAAATGAACACTATTTTTGGAGATGGATCAAATCAAGAAAAAGGTTTGTTGGGGAAAATTTTCTCAGCAGGTAAAAGAATATTAACAGGAGAAAGTTTGTTTATGACTGTTTTTACCAATGAAGGTCATGGAAAAAAACAGGTGTCTTTTGCTTCACCTTACCCAGGAAAAATCATTCCTATCGATTTAACTGAGTTTGGAGGTAAGTTTATTTGTCAGAAAGATTCATTTTTATGTGCAGCCAAGGGAGTTTCTATTGGAATAGAATTTTCCAAAAAGTTAGGAAGAGGATTGTTTGGTGGAGAAGGTTTTATTATGCAGAAGATGGAAGGTGACGGTTTAGGTTTTATTCATGCTGGTGGAACTATGGCAAAAAAAGAATTACAACCTGGTGAAGTTTTAAAAGTAGATACAGGTTGTATTGTTGGTTTTACACAAAATGTAGATTACGATATAGAATTTGTAGGCGGAATCAAAAACACAATTTTTGGAGGTGAAGGTTTATTCTTTGCTACATTAAGAGGTCCTGGTACTGTATATGTTCAGTCTTTACCATTTAGTAGATTAGCAGGAAGGGTTCTTTCTTCTATTCCTAGTGGAGGAAAGACAAAAGGCGAAGGTAGTATTCTAGGAGGAATTGGAGATTTATTAGATGGTGATAATAGATTCTAG
- a CDS encoding DUF4442 domain-containing protein, whose amino-acid sequence MKYIFMKFTPRKINLYLLYKLPSAFITGIRIKSISEKSAVVKVRHKWINQNPFKSMFWAVQGMAAEFSTGILMVKCINDSGKRISMLVTNMNATFTKKATGKIIFECNQGELIQKKIQEAIETQEGQTMILTSEGFNEDGVSVSKFDFEWSIKVKS is encoded by the coding sequence ATGAAATACATTTTTATGAAGTTTACACCCAGAAAAATTAATCTTTACTTATTGTACAAATTACCCTCTGCTTTTATAACAGGAATTCGAATAAAATCAATATCTGAAAAAAGTGCAGTAGTAAAAGTGAGACATAAATGGATAAATCAAAATCCTTTTAAATCAATGTTTTGGGCTGTACAAGGAATGGCAGCAGAATTTTCAACAGGTATTTTAATGGTGAAATGTATTAATGATTCGGGTAAGCGAATTTCTATGTTGGTAACTAATATGAATGCAACTTTTACCAAAAAAGCAACTGGAAAAATAATATTTGAATGCAATCAAGGAGAGTTAATTCAAAAAAAAATACAAGAAGCAATTGAAACTCAAGAAGGACAAACGATGATTTTAACTTCTGAAGGATTTAATGAAGATGGAGTTTCTGTATCTAAATTTGATTTTGAATGGAGTATTAAAGTAAAATCGTAA
- a CDS encoding DUF4870 domain-containing protein, translated as MKNQNENTNAFLIHISSFAGYLFPLGSIITPLILWQAQKDRSQFLDEHGKEAVNFNISFGLYIFILSASFFTFFMRNIFRILDRFDHVDFGNQIGFNGNFFSFFGIFSIVGIVSLIKIALVIIASMKANNGEHYKYPFIIKFIK; from the coding sequence ATGAAAAATCAGAACGAAAACACTAATGCTTTTTTGATACACATTTCATCTTTCGCAGGATATTTATTTCCGCTAGGAAGTATTATTACTCCTCTCATTTTGTGGCAAGCACAAAAAGATAGAAGTCAATTTCTAGATGAACATGGTAAAGAAGCTGTAAATTTTAATATTAGTTTTGGTCTATATATTTTTATTTTAAGTGCTTCTTTTTTCACGTTTTTCATGAGAAACATTTTTAGAATATTAGATAGATTTGATCATGTAGACTTTGGTAATCAAATTGGCTTTAATGGAAATTTTTTCAGTTTCTTCGGGATTTTCTCTATCGTAGGAATTGTATCACTTATTAAAATTGCCTTGGTTATTATAGCTTCAATGAAAGCAAACAATGGAGAACATTACAAGTATCCATTTATTATAAAATTTATAAAATAA
- a CDS encoding PadR family transcriptional regulator: protein MKIENTKAQMRKGVLEYCILSILQKGDAYTSEILETLKSAEMIVVEGTIYPLLTRLKNAGLLSYRWEESTSGPPRKYYVLTENGNMFLKELDKTWNNLVNAVNQVTSTKSTSDE from the coding sequence ATGAAGATAGAAAATACAAAAGCACAGATGCGAAAGGGAGTTTTGGAGTATTGCATACTTTCCATTTTACAAAAAGGAGACGCATACACTTCAGAAATCTTAGAAACATTAAAAAGTGCAGAAATGATTGTAGTAGAAGGTACTATTTATCCGCTACTGACAAGGCTTAAGAACGCTGGACTTTTATCGTACAGATGGGAAGAATCTACATCTGGACCACCAAGAAAATATTATGTATTAACCGAAAATGGTAATATGTTCTTAAAAGAACTCGATAAAACGTGGAATAATTTAGTAAATGCAGTAAATCAAGTAACAAGTACAAAATCAACATCAGATGAATAA